In Massilia antarctica, the following are encoded in one genomic region:
- a CDS encoding TonB-dependent receptor plug domain-containing protein, with protein MQIRPYACACALALSSPALGADVLPKIEIAGARYDQRSEETAASLVVGREELMRHGDRSLGDALKRVPGITIGDGGGRASDIRLRGLGNGYTQVLLNGVAAPAGFSLESLAPELIERVEIARGASAATSMQAIAGSVNIVLRKSGTRLRATVKAGLDTQHGRRSPSLGGEFGGKDDAFSYSVPVSLSYSPVPAPSREEETGPGLRRSTRLNEDNTTRLLSLTPRANWKLANGDTLGLQAFLSNSRRATDAWASETTLTGAPTRHPQRAAIYNMAAIWLRADLEWTRSLGEGARIAAGGGIHRSRRESDFEFGDMIDGRRAPALNLVTSDLREGGYHAGASWTRPLGGGHTFAAGWDGAHTTRSQTRVGSEHDTFDEAPLLTDNRYHGIIDRLGMFAQDGWEISPAWSLSAGLRWETLRTSVAEAGMAAVRQRSVIPAPVLQALYKPAAGHQLRAGLARTYKAPTMGSLIPRRYTVDNNNSATNPHNEGNPALRPEKAWGLDVGYDRQIGKDGLLAASAYARRIDDVTVTRLFQDGADWVATPANQGRASARGVALEAKLPLPGFTRAAFNGNVARNWSRIDKVQGPDNRLADQAPLTASLGIDIRAALTVGASFTYARGAVTRYSPVWSEWNGGTRLLDMYALWGAGTPTRLRVGLTNVLRRSNVSQSDHGSAADMRSTRRELTPGAVLRITLEHDVERPK; from the coding sequence ATGCAGATCCGTCCGTATGCCTGCGCCTGCGCGCTGGCTTTATCCTCACCCGCGCTGGGCGCCGATGTTCTTCCGAAAATCGAGATCGCCGGCGCGCGCTACGACCAGCGCAGCGAGGAAACCGCAGCCAGTCTGGTGGTGGGGCGCGAAGAGCTGATGCGCCACGGCGACCGCTCGCTCGGCGACGCCCTCAAACGCGTGCCCGGCATCACCATCGGCGATGGCGGCGGGCGCGCCAGCGATATCCGCCTGCGCGGCCTGGGCAACGGCTATACGCAGGTGCTGCTCAACGGCGTGGCCGCGCCGGCCGGCTTTTCGCTCGAATCGCTGGCGCCGGAACTGATTGAACGGGTCGAGATTGCGCGCGGGGCGTCGGCGGCGACGAGCATGCAGGCCATTGCCGGCAGCGTCAACATCGTTCTGCGCAAGTCGGGCACGCGCCTGCGCGCCACTGTCAAGGCAGGACTGGACACGCAGCACGGCCGGCGCTCGCCCAGCCTGGGCGGAGAATTCGGCGGCAAGGACGATGCGTTTTCGTATTCGGTTCCGGTGAGCCTGTCGTATTCGCCCGTGCCCGCGCCATCGCGAGAAGAAGAGACCGGGCCCGGCCTGCGCCGCAGCACGCGTCTGAACGAAGACAACACCACGCGCCTTCTGAGCCTGACCCCGCGCGCGAACTGGAAGCTCGCCAACGGCGATACGCTCGGCTTGCAGGCCTTCCTCAGCAACAGCCGGCGCGCGACGGACGCCTGGGCCAGCGAGACCACGCTGACCGGCGCACCGACGCGGCATCCACAGCGCGCCGCGATATATAACATGGCGGCGATCTGGCTGCGCGCCGATCTGGAATGGACGCGCAGCCTGGGCGAGGGCGCGCGCATCGCAGCCGGGGGCGGCATCCACCGCAGCCGACGCGAGAGCGATTTCGAGTTCGGCGACATGATCGACGGGCGGCGCGCGCCCGCGCTCAACCTGGTCACGTCCGACCTGCGCGAAGGCGGCTACCACGCGGGCGCCAGCTGGACGCGGCCTTTGGGCGGCGGCCACACATTCGCGGCCGGCTGGGATGGCGCGCACACCACGCGCAGCCAGACCCGCGTGGGCAGCGAACACGATACGTTCGACGAGGCGCCGCTCCTCACCGACAACCGCTATCACGGCATCATCGACCGGCTTGGCATGTTCGCGCAGGATGGCTGGGAGATCAGCCCCGCGTGGTCGCTCTCGGCCGGCCTGCGCTGGGAAACCTTGCGCACTTCCGTGGCCGAAGCCGGCATGGCGGCGGTGCGCCAGCGCAGCGTGATTCCCGCGCCGGTGCTGCAGGCGCTCTACAAGCCCGCCGCCGGCCACCAGCTGCGCGCGGGACTGGCCCGTACCTACAAGGCGCCCACCATGGGTAGCCTGATCCCGCGCCGCTACACGGTCGACAATAACAACAGCGCCACCAATCCGCACAACGAGGGCAACCCCGCGCTGCGGCCCGAAAAAGCCTGGGGCCTCGACGTGGGCTACGACCGCCAGATCGGCAAGGATGGCTTGCTGGCCGCCAGCGCCTACGCGCGCCGCATCGACGACGTGACGGTCACGCGGCTGTTCCAGGATGGCGCGGACTGGGTAGCGACGCCGGCCAACCAGGGCAGGGCGAGCGCGCGCGGCGTGGCGCTGGAAGCGAAGCTGCCGCTGCCCGGTTTCACGCGTGCGGCCTTCAACGGCAACGTGGCGCGCAACTGGTCGCGCATCGACAAGGTCCAGGGGCCGGACAACCGGCTGGCGGATCAGGCGCCGCTGACCGCCAGCCTGGGCATCGATATACGCGCCGCGCTGACGGTGGGAGCGAGCTTCACGTACGCGCGCGGCGCCGTGACGCGCTACTCGCCTGTGTGGAGCGAGTGGAACGGCGGCACGCGCTTGCTGGACATGTATGCCTTGTGGGGAGCGGGGACGCCGACGCGCTTGCGGGTCGGACTGACGAATGTGCTGCGGCGTTCGAACGTGTCGCAGTCGGACCATGGCAGCGCCGCCGACATGCGCTCCACCAGGCGCGAGCTGACACCAGGCGCGGTGTTGCGCATCACGTTGGAGCACGATGTTGAACGGCCCAAATGA
- the rapZ gene encoding RNase adapter RapZ gives MRIVLITGISGSGKSVALNVLEDAGYYCVDNLPPALLPSLIDALIADGTACAAVAVDARSAQSLVELPANIRVLKDQGHDIKVMFLTSNTHSLVARFSETRRSHPLSHQLRPDENPASRRTLIECILEERERLSAIEQLGHVIDTSDLSANKLRAWIKELVEIERAPLTLFFESFAFKLGVPLDADFVFDVRALPNPYYDLTLRPLTGMDAPVIAFLDAQPSAAELLEDIRAFVEKWLPSFKTDNRSYLTVALGCTGGQHRSVYMAERLAAYFSPTERVVLRHREQS, from the coding sequence ATGCGCATCGTACTCATCACAGGTATTTCCGGATCGGGCAAATCGGTCGCCCTCAACGTCCTTGAAGATGCAGGCTACTACTGCGTCGACAACCTCCCGCCGGCCTTGTTACCGAGTCTGATCGACGCGCTGATCGCGGACGGCACCGCTTGCGCCGCCGTCGCGGTCGATGCGCGCAGCGCCCAGTCGCTGGTCGAACTACCCGCCAACATCCGCGTGCTCAAAGACCAGGGCCACGACATCAAGGTCATGTTCCTGACCTCGAACACGCACTCGCTGGTGGCGCGCTTTTCCGAAACGCGGCGCAGCCATCCGCTGTCGCACCAGCTGCGTCCCGACGAAAATCCCGCTTCGCGCCGCACCCTGATCGAATGCATCCTCGAAGAGCGCGAGCGCCTGTCCGCCATCGAGCAGCTTGGCCACGTGATCGACACGTCCGACCTGTCGGCCAACAAGCTGCGCGCATGGATCAAGGAACTGGTCGAGATCGAGCGTGCCCCGCTCACCCTCTTCTTCGAGTCGTTCGCGTTCAAACTGGGCGTGCCGCTCGACGCCGACTTCGTGTTCGACGTGCGCGCCCTGCCCAATCCCTACTACGACCTGACCTTGCGCCCCCTCACCGGCATGGATGCGCCGGTGATCGCCTTCCTCGACGCCCAGCCCAGCGCGGCCGAACTGCTGGAAGACATCCGCGCCTTCGTCGAGAAGTGGCTGCCGTCGTTCAAGACCGACAACCGCAGCTACCTGACCGTGGCGCTGGGCTGCACCGGCGGGCAGCATCGCTCGGTGTACATGGCCGAACGCCTCGCCGCCTACTTCAGCCCGACCGAACGGGTTGTGCTGAGGCACCGCGAGCAATCCTGA